Proteins from one Microbacterium sp. Root553 genomic window:
- a CDS encoding ATP-dependent DNA helicase → MGHWPGTRGISATDVAAALGQPPPTPAQQRVIEAPPTPALVVAGAGSGKTETMSGRVVWLVANGHVRRDEVLGLTFTRKAAGELGERIGARLAVIDEYGRRGLLPFLPEIVSSGALRRVDDAAPGRQRELVRLHVLDELAAQHGTGWDPATPRAAEELMIRPTVSTYNAFADGIVREHAARIGRDTDVAMLSQAASWMLAREVVLRSDLPELEDIDFALGTVIDAVQRLAGDVLDHRVDLDRAVALAREQAGQFEPYRGNADVEKAASNLRSLEALAELVREYIAEKERRGVLDFADQVGGAYDIVESAPDVRAALREQHRVVLLDEYQDTSVIQTRFLAELFRDSAVMAVGDPHQSIYGWRGASADNLYAFSRTFSSASQDAQTYSLMTSWRNDTRILDVANRVLEPLRRPALDVPPLEPRPGAGAGAVDVRFPFTVDDEAEQVADWFADRRVAHAAVSGSPHTGAILFRSKRHMQTFAAALAARGIPHRILGLGGLLTTPEVVDVVSTLRVVHDPTAGSALIRLLTGPRFAVGVADMAALYDLGRTLAERDTAMMPLPEEVRVRLRSSRGADEAVSIIDAVDIVRAVRDDYRLLEGISATGRSRIRAAGEMLERLRRATSQPIPELIRLIELELRLDIELAANETRGPARVAATQLRAFSDEVRAFLSADERGTIGSLLAWLDKAESTDELMPRPEPPEPGVVQLLTIHGSKGLEWDSVAVVRLVADELPGRVSDTSGWFGFGVVPFALRGDRDALPRFDWDPESAVGDETDPKRRQALAQSSLSGGISKAQPQGGALRRFKNAYRDYQQQEERRLAYVAVTRARTDLLLSGSHWAGQKSPRVPSAYLVEAMEILGLEPVEPVDPDENPYEGPGATLTWPLDPLGARRRVVEAAASAVRAAAESEPAASPELSRLLAERAARMRGTDAPPPTRVPASRFKDYVTDFGGTLSSIVRPMPERPYRQTRLGTLFHAWVERRSELVGVGRRVDEALWEIDDEDDAPFGQDIGGAVVSPADAADLETLQEIFERSEWAGRQPLAVEIEIDFALGGGAASGDDGHIVICKLDAVYRREDRGGRIEIVDWKTGKAPRTAQEREERMLQLALYRLAYHRRFGVPLEEIDVALYYVADDLIIRGDRIYSESELFQRWSAARAAR, encoded by the coding sequence ATCGGACACTGGCCAGGCACACGAGGGATCTCCGCGACGGACGTCGCGGCCGCGCTCGGGCAGCCGCCCCCCACTCCCGCGCAGCAGCGTGTGATCGAAGCGCCGCCGACGCCCGCGCTCGTCGTCGCGGGCGCGGGCAGCGGGAAGACCGAGACGATGTCGGGTCGTGTCGTGTGGCTCGTCGCGAACGGTCACGTGCGTCGAGACGAGGTCCTCGGACTCACCTTCACACGCAAGGCCGCCGGCGAGCTGGGCGAGCGCATCGGCGCACGGCTGGCCGTCATCGATGAGTACGGACGGCGCGGACTGCTGCCGTTCCTGCCCGAGATCGTGTCGTCCGGCGCACTCCGACGCGTCGACGACGCGGCACCGGGACGGCAGCGTGAGCTGGTGCGTCTGCACGTGCTCGACGAGCTCGCGGCGCAGCACGGCACGGGCTGGGATCCGGCCACGCCGCGCGCCGCCGAGGAGCTGATGATCCGGCCCACGGTGTCGACCTACAACGCCTTCGCCGACGGCATCGTGCGGGAGCATGCCGCCCGCATCGGTCGTGACACGGACGTCGCGATGCTCAGCCAGGCGGCGTCCTGGATGCTCGCGCGCGAGGTCGTGCTCCGCTCCGACCTGCCCGAGCTGGAGGACATCGACTTCGCGCTCGGCACGGTGATCGACGCCGTGCAGCGCCTGGCCGGCGACGTGCTCGACCACAGGGTCGACCTCGATCGCGCCGTCGCCCTCGCCCGAGAGCAGGCCGGGCAGTTCGAGCCCTACCGCGGCAATGCCGACGTCGAGAAGGCGGCGAGCAACCTCCGGAGCCTGGAAGCCCTCGCCGAACTCGTGCGGGAGTACATCGCCGAGAAGGAGCGCCGGGGGGTGCTGGACTTCGCCGACCAGGTCGGCGGCGCCTACGACATCGTCGAGTCGGCACCGGATGTGCGTGCCGCCCTGCGCGAGCAGCATCGCGTGGTGCTGCTCGACGAATACCAGGACACCTCCGTCATCCAGACGCGGTTCCTCGCCGAGCTGTTCCGCGACTCCGCGGTCATGGCTGTGGGCGACCCGCACCAGTCGATCTACGGCTGGCGAGGTGCGAGCGCCGACAACCTCTACGCGTTCTCCCGCACCTTCTCGAGTGCCTCGCAGGACGCGCAGACCTACAGTCTGATGACGAGCTGGCGCAACGACACCCGCATCCTCGACGTCGCGAACCGCGTTCTCGAGCCGCTGCGGCGTCCCGCGCTCGACGTGCCACCGCTCGAGCCTCGCCCCGGCGCGGGAGCGGGGGCGGTGGACGTGCGGTTCCCCTTCACCGTCGATGACGAGGCGGAGCAGGTCGCGGACTGGTTCGCCGATCGCCGTGTCGCGCACGCCGCGGTATCGGGCTCACCGCACACCGGTGCCATCCTGTTCCGGTCGAAGCGCCACATGCAGACGTTCGCGGCCGCCCTCGCGGCGCGGGGGATACCGCACCGCATCCTCGGCCTCGGCGGGCTGCTGACAACGCCCGAGGTGGTCGACGTGGTCTCGACGTTGCGGGTCGTGCACGACCCGACCGCGGGGTCGGCGCTGATACGGCTGCTCACCGGACCGCGCTTCGCGGTGGGGGTGGCCGACATGGCGGCGCTCTACGATCTCGGGCGCACGCTCGCCGAACGCGACACCGCGATGATGCCCCTGCCCGAAGAGGTGCGCGTGCGATTGCGCTCGTCCCGCGGGGCGGATGAAGCCGTGTCGATCATCGATGCGGTCGACATCGTCCGCGCCGTGCGCGACGACTACCGACTGCTCGAGGGCATCAGCGCGACGGGGCGCTCACGCATCCGCGCCGCCGGAGAGATGCTCGAGCGATTGCGTCGAGCCACCTCCCAGCCGATCCCCGAGCTGATCCGTCTGATCGAGCTCGAGCTGCGACTCGACATCGAACTCGCGGCGAACGAGACCCGCGGCCCCGCACGGGTCGCGGCCACGCAGCTGCGCGCGTTCTCCGACGAGGTGCGCGCATTCCTGTCGGCCGACGAGCGAGGCACGATCGGCAGCCTGCTCGCCTGGCTCGACAAGGCCGAGAGCACCGACGAGCTGATGCCGCGCCCCGAACCCCCGGAGCCGGGAGTGGTGCAGCTGCTGACCATCCACGGCTCGAAGGGGCTGGAATGGGATTCGGTCGCGGTCGTGAGGCTGGTGGCCGACGAGCTCCCCGGCCGCGTCTCGGACACGTCGGGATGGTTCGGATTCGGTGTCGTGCCGTTCGCGTTGCGCGGCGACCGCGATGCGCTGCCGCGTTTCGACTGGGACCCGGAGTCCGCCGTCGGCGACGAGACCGATCCGAAGAGGCGCCAGGCGCTCGCCCAGTCGTCGCTGTCGGGCGGGATATCCAAGGCGCAGCCTCAGGGTGGGGCGCTTCGCCGCTTCAAGAACGCGTACCGCGACTATCAGCAGCAGGAGGAGCGACGGCTCGCGTACGTCGCCGTGACACGCGCCCGTACGGATCTGCTCCTGAGCGGCTCGCACTGGGCCGGGCAGAAGTCGCCGCGGGTGCCGAGCGCCTATCTCGTCGAGGCGATGGAGATCCTCGGCCTCGAACCGGTGGAGCCGGTCGACCCCGACGAGAACCCCTACGAGGGGCCGGGGGCGACGCTGACCTGGCCGCTCGATCCCCTCGGCGCGCGTCGACGGGTCGTGGAGGCCGCGGCATCGGCGGTTCGGGCGGCCGCAGAGAGCGAGCCGGCCGCCTCTCCCGAGCTGTCGAGGCTCCTGGCCGAACGAGCCGCGCGCATGCGAGGGACCGACGCACCGCCGCCCACCCGCGTCCCTGCCTCTCGCTTCAAGGACTACGTCACGGACTTCGGGGGCACGCTGTCATCGATCGTCCGCCCCATGCCGGAGCGGCCGTACCGGCAGACCCGTCTGGGCACGCTCTTCCATGCCTGGGTGGAGCGTCGGAGCGAACTCGTCGGAGTGGGGCGGCGCGTCGACGAGGCCCTCTGGGAGATCGACGACGAAGACGACGCCCCCTTCGGGCAGGACATCGGAGGCGCGGTGGTCTCGCCGGCGGATGCGGCCGATCTCGAGACGCTCCAGGAGATCTTCGAGCGCAGCGAATGGGCGGGACGGCAGCCCCTCGCCGTCGAGATCGAGATCGACTTCGCACTCGGGGGAGGCGCGGCCTCGGGCGACGACGGCCACATCGTGATCTGCAAGCTCGACGCCGTGTACCGCAGGGAGGACCGCGGTGGTCGTATCGAGATCGTCGACTGGAAGACGGGAAAGGCGCCGCGCACGGCGCAGGAGAGAGAAGAGCGGATGCTGCAGCTCGCGCTCTACCGGCTCGCCTACCATCGCCGTTTCGGGGTGCCGCTCGAGGAGATCGACGTGGCGCTCTACTACGTCGCCGACGACCTGATCATCCGCGGTGATCGGATCTACTCCGAGTCCGAGCTCTTCCAGCGCTGGAGCGCAGCACGCGCCGCGCGCTGA
- the nudC gene encoding NAD(+) diphosphatase, with protein MTMKTTSLDRAADLRGEPGLIDRLRADRTTRVIATRGGRVRIADGDVDHAALLRVPAEEIVDATWALLGRDPDGHAILLAVLPPEPETESVDTAPDEMWLGLRDLGARLAADETELLIEALALGGWLRDAPFCPSCGGGTELRQAGWSRHCLVCGREHFPRTDPAVIVAVESADGERLLLGANANWGGRMYSCFAGFTEAGESLEATVHRELEEESGVRLASLRYVSSQPWPFPRSLMLGFRAVVLDEGDVRPDGEEIIDARWFTRAEIGSALAGDGPVGLPGPSSIARALIVSWFEERA; from the coding sequence ATGACCATGAAGACCACGTCTCTCGACCGCGCCGCGGACCTGAGGGGCGAGCCAGGACTCATCGACCGGCTCCGCGCCGACCGCACGACCCGGGTGATCGCCACGCGTGGCGGTCGGGTGCGCATCGCGGACGGCGACGTCGATCATGCCGCGCTCCTGCGGGTTCCCGCGGAGGAGATCGTCGACGCCACCTGGGCTCTGCTGGGTCGTGACCCCGACGGCCACGCCATCCTGTTGGCCGTCCTGCCGCCTGAGCCCGAGACCGAGAGCGTCGATACGGCCCCGGATGAGATGTGGCTGGGTCTGCGCGATCTGGGTGCCCGCCTCGCCGCCGACGAGACCGAGCTGCTCATCGAGGCTCTCGCCCTGGGCGGCTGGCTGCGGGATGCGCCGTTCTGCCCGTCGTGCGGCGGAGGCACCGAGCTCCGACAGGCGGGGTGGTCGAGGCACTGCCTCGTCTGCGGGCGCGAGCACTTCCCGCGCACGGACCCCGCGGTCATCGTTGCCGTGGAGAGCGCCGACGGCGAGCGTCTGCTGCTCGGCGCCAACGCGAACTGGGGAGGCCGCATGTACTCCTGCTTCGCGGGATTCACGGAGGCGGGGGAGTCGCTCGAGGCCACCGTGCACCGCGAGCTCGAAGAGGAGTCCGGAGTCCGGCTGGCCTCTCTGCGCTACGTCTCCTCGCAGCCGTGGCCGTTCCCGCGCTCGCTGATGCTGGGCTTCCGTGCGGTCGTCCTCGACGAGGGCGATGTGCGCCCGGACGGCGAGGAGATCATCGACGCGCGGTGGTTCACCCGGGCGGAGATCGGTTCCGCTCTCGCCGGTGACGGACCCGTCGGCCTCCCTGGCCCGTCGTCCATCGCCCGTGCCCTGATCGTGTCGTGGTTCGAGGAGCGCGCGTGA
- a CDS encoding ATP-dependent helicase produces MSALDALDERQREAASVLRGPVAVLAGAGTGKTRVITHRIAHGVDTGAYSPSRVMAVTFTAKAAGELRGRLRALGVEGVAARTFHAAALAQLNFFWPTLAGAPAPSIIDNKVRMLGQAADAMRLRPSTATLRDIASEIEWRKVSMLSVDAHAALGRSVSGVDTQQLVELQQRYEALKDERHQLDFEDVLLACAGMLEAESRVAASVHEQYRHFTVDEYQDVSPLQNRLLELWLGDRRDICVVGDASQTIYSFAGAEQRFLLEFERRHPDATVVRLETNYRSQAPILEAANALMKGRPGALELVPARETFHADAPTVTAYDSEREEAEGIAAAVSARIAAGTSPADIAVLYRAHAQSAALQQALAAEGVATSVLGGTRFFAMPEVRQAILALRAAAVAPTEQGFLPGVQRVLRELGLSDEPPAAGGAQRDGWEARRAILRLAEDAGPDENLRTFSDSLMARAKDQHEPTLRTVTLSTLHAAKGLEWPHVHLAGWAEGALPISYATGFEAIDEERRLAYVGVTRAARTLALSWSRSAGRGERAPSRFLAEMGTTARGTGILREMSPNATRADRRR; encoded by the coding sequence GTGAGCGCGCTCGACGCACTCGACGAACGGCAGCGGGAGGCGGCATCCGTGCTGCGCGGACCTGTCGCGGTGCTCGCGGGTGCCGGCACGGGGAAGACCCGCGTGATCACCCACCGGATCGCCCACGGTGTGGACACCGGAGCGTACTCGCCTTCGCGCGTGATGGCGGTGACGTTCACCGCCAAGGCGGCGGGAGAGCTGCGGGGGCGCCTGCGGGCGCTGGGCGTCGAGGGCGTCGCCGCGCGGACCTTCCATGCGGCCGCTCTGGCGCAGCTGAACTTCTTCTGGCCGACCCTTGCGGGCGCTCCCGCTCCGTCGATCATCGACAACAAGGTGCGGATGCTGGGGCAGGCCGCCGACGCCATGCGCCTGCGCCCGAGCACCGCCACGCTGCGCGACATCGCCTCCGAGATCGAGTGGCGCAAGGTGTCGATGCTCTCGGTCGACGCGCACGCGGCCCTCGGGCGGTCGGTGAGCGGTGTCGACACGCAGCAGCTGGTGGAGCTGCAGCAGCGCTACGAGGCCCTGAAGGACGAACGGCATCAGCTGGACTTCGAAGATGTCCTGCTGGCGTGCGCGGGGATGCTGGAGGCGGAGTCCCGTGTGGCGGCGTCGGTGCACGAGCAGTATCGGCACTTCACGGTCGACGAGTATCAGGACGTGTCGCCGTTGCAGAACCGTCTGCTCGAGCTCTGGCTGGGCGACCGGCGCGACATCTGTGTCGTGGGCGACGCCAGCCAGACCATCTACTCGTTCGCGGGCGCCGAGCAGCGCTTCCTCTTGGAGTTCGAACGACGGCATCCCGATGCGACGGTCGTCCGCCTCGAGACCAACTACCGGTCGCAGGCCCCGATCCTCGAAGCGGCGAACGCGCTCATGAAGGGCAGGCCGGGTGCGCTCGAGCTCGTCCCGGCGCGCGAGACCTTCCACGCGGATGCCCCCACCGTCACCGCGTACGACTCCGAGCGCGAGGAGGCCGAAGGCATCGCCGCGGCCGTCTCGGCCCGCATCGCCGCGGGTACGTCTCCCGCCGACATCGCCGTGCTCTACCGCGCGCACGCGCAGTCCGCCGCGCTGCAGCAGGCGCTCGCCGCCGAGGGCGTCGCGACCTCGGTGCTGGGCGGCACGCGGTTCTTCGCGATGCCCGAGGTGCGGCAGGCGATCCTCGCGTTGCGAGCAGCGGCGGTCGCTCCCACCGAACAGGGATTCCTCCCGGGTGTCCAGCGCGTCCTGCGCGAGCTCGGTCTGAGCGACGAGCCCCCGGCCGCGGGTGGCGCGCAGCGCGACGGCTGGGAGGCGCGGCGCGCGATCCTCAGGCTCGCGGAGGACGCCGGACCCGACGAGAACCTCCGCACGTTCAGCGACTCGCTGATGGCTCGCGCCAAGGACCAGCATGAGCCGACGCTGCGCACCGTCACGCTGTCGACCCTGCACGCCGCGAAGGGTCTCGAATGGCCGCACGTGCACCTCGCAGGGTGGGCCGAGGGGGCGCTGCCCATCTCGTATGCCACCGGATTCGAGGCCATCGACGAAGAGCGACGTCTCGCGTATGTCGGTGTCACGCGAGCCGCGCGTACGCTGGCGCTCTCCTGGTCTCGATCCGCGGGGCGAGGGGAACGAGCGCCGTCGCGGTTCCTGGCAGAGATGGGGACGACGGCACGCGGCACCGGCATTCTTCGTGAAATGTCACCGAACGCCACTCGCGCCGACCGTCGTCGCTGA
- a CDS encoding zinc-dependent metalloprotease, translated as MPDNDPTPEDFEEFLRRMMAGQGGGDIDPEALRNAFSGMDGIQLDPAMMQTIMSQLQGAFGGDAWENALRQALHIANRDGLGITEGSRTSLVDSFALADLWLSEATTISELAERPRAMTRGEWVEATLPVWKEIAEPVSTSIADALTSALDTQVPEEMREVVQGAGKLMRGLGGSVFAAQFGQVLGKLALEVVSGGDVGIPVLPAGTAAVIPQNLSDFGDGLEIPEDQIILYLATRELAYARLYRHAKWLHLHVMAQITDFARGVTVDVDALEDVASRLDPSNPEELRSAIEGGALLPSQTEAQSEALARLENLVATIDGWVDVVTAQATSRLPDGARIAEAARRRRAVGGPAEDALGALVGLKLRPRRLREASAMWQAVTDAVGAAGRDALWDYPDLMPTSEDIDDPSALVARLQATARGEQPAADEFDEALARLLDGDDFSAERNGETDDASSGTDREESDGEEPGDGTGGERPV; from the coding sequence ATGCCAGACAACGACCCCACCCCCGAGGATTTCGAAGAGTTCCTCCGACGAATGATGGCCGGCCAGGGCGGCGGTGACATCGACCCCGAAGCGCTGCGGAACGCCTTCTCCGGCATGGACGGCATCCAGCTCGATCCCGCCATGATGCAGACCATCATGTCGCAGCTGCAGGGCGCCTTCGGCGGCGACGCATGGGAGAACGCGCTGCGTCAGGCGCTGCACATCGCGAACCGCGACGGGCTCGGCATCACCGAGGGATCGCGCACCTCGCTCGTCGACTCGTTCGCACTCGCCGATCTGTGGCTGAGCGAGGCGACCACCATCTCCGAGCTCGCCGAGCGGCCCAGGGCGATGACCCGCGGCGAGTGGGTCGAGGCGACCCTCCCGGTGTGGAAGGAGATCGCCGAGCCGGTGTCCACGAGCATCGCGGATGCGCTCACCAGCGCCCTCGACACCCAGGTGCCCGAAGAGATGCGCGAGGTCGTGCAGGGGGCCGGCAAGCTCATGCGGGGCCTCGGAGGGTCGGTGTTCGCGGCCCAGTTCGGACAGGTGCTCGGCAAGCTCGCCCTCGAGGTGGTGTCCGGCGGCGATGTCGGCATCCCCGTGCTCCCGGCAGGGACCGCGGCGGTGATCCCGCAGAACCTCAGCGACTTCGGCGACGGACTCGAGATCCCCGAAGACCAGATCATCCTCTACCTCGCCACGCGCGAGCTGGCCTACGCCCGGCTGTACCGCCACGCGAAGTGGCTGCACCTGCACGTGATGGCGCAGATCACCGACTTCGCACGCGGCGTCACGGTCGACGTCGACGCGCTGGAGGACGTAGCGAGCCGCCTCGACCCCTCGAATCCCGAGGAGCTGCGGTCGGCGATCGAGGGCGGCGCGCTGCTGCCCTCGCAGACGGAGGCGCAGAGCGAGGCTCTGGCGCGGCTCGAGAACCTGGTCGCGACGATCGACGGATGGGTCGACGTCGTCACCGCTCAGGCCACCTCCCGGCTTCCCGACGGCGCGCGCATCGCCGAGGCCGCACGCCGTCGCCGCGCGGTCGGCGGCCCGGCGGAGGACGCCCTCGGCGCTCTCGTCGGACTCAAGCTCCGCCCGCGCCGCCTGCGCGAGGCGTCGGCCATGTGGCAGGCGGTCACCGACGCGGTCGGCGCCGCGGGGCGCGACGCCCTGTGGGACTACCCCGACCTGATGCCCACCTCGGAGGACATCGACGACCCCTCCGCGCTGGTGGCGCGACTGCAGGCGACGGCCCGTGGCGAGCAGCCGGCCGCCGACGAGTTCGACGAGGCCCTCGCGCGCCTGCTCGACGGCGACGATTTCTCCGCCGAGAGGAACGGAGAGACGGATGACGCCTCTTCCGGAACCGACCGCGAGGAGAGCGACGGCGAGGAGCCGGGCGACGGGACCGGGGGCGAGCGACCGGTCTGA
- a CDS encoding YlbL family protein, producing MDRTRSVKLGLGVWALIVALIALVVLTFLPTPYVIQRPGPVYDTLGTAAGADGEQVPLIQIDGAETYETAGTLDLTTVQVVGNRERTPSWFELALAWMDSSRAVVPIDSVFPEGVTTEQRDEQNATLMVDSQHEATAAALDELGYDTGAEVVVQEVIDDAPAEGSLEAEDVITAVDGTAVSSAKQLKQAIQDAGGAPVALTVQRAGDEHVVEVTPEAQTQGDVTTWLIGVSLRTDYDFAVDVTLQLDNVGGPSAGMMFALGIIDTLTEGELNGGENVAGTGTIEADGTVGPIGGIRQKLYGARDAGAEYFLAPSSNCDEVTGHVPDGLTVISTSTLEESLAALDVIADGGDVDALPTCDVVTSP from the coding sequence GTGGATCGAACCCGGTCTGTGAAACTCGGGCTGGGCGTCTGGGCGCTGATCGTCGCTCTGATCGCGCTCGTCGTGCTCACCTTCCTCCCGACGCCCTACGTGATCCAGCGCCCGGGGCCGGTGTACGACACCCTCGGCACCGCCGCCGGCGCCGACGGCGAGCAGGTCCCGCTGATCCAGATCGACGGCGCGGAGACGTACGAGACGGCGGGAACGCTCGACCTCACGACCGTGCAGGTCGTCGGGAACCGCGAGCGCACGCCGAGCTGGTTCGAACTCGCTCTCGCGTGGATGGACTCCTCGCGCGCCGTCGTCCCGATCGACTCGGTGTTCCCCGAGGGCGTGACCACCGAGCAGCGCGACGAGCAGAACGCGACGCTGATGGTCGACTCGCAGCACGAGGCCACGGCCGCCGCGCTCGATGAGCTCGGATACGACACCGGCGCCGAGGTCGTGGTGCAGGAGGTCATCGACGACGCGCCCGCCGAGGGGAGCCTCGAGGCGGAGGACGTCATCACCGCGGTGGACGGCACCGCAGTGAGCTCCGCGAAGCAGCTGAAGCAGGCGATCCAGGACGCCGGCGGAGCCCCCGTCGCGCTCACCGTGCAGCGTGCGGGTGACGAGCACGTCGTCGAGGTCACGCCCGAGGCGCAGACCCAGGGGGATGTCACCACCTGGCTCATCGGCGTCTCGCTGCGCACCGACTACGACTTCGCGGTCGACGTCACGCTGCAGCTCGACAACGTCGGCGGTCCGAGCGCGGGCATGATGTTCGCGCTCGGGATCATCGACACGCTCACCGAGGGCGAGCTCAACGGCGGGGAGAACGTCGCCGGCACCGGCACCATCGAGGCCGACGGGACGGTGGGGCCGATCGGCGGCATCCGTCAGAAGCTCTACGGCGCGAGAGACGCGGGCGCCGAGTACTTCCTCGCCCCGTCGTCTAATTGCGACGAGGTGACCGGGCATGTGCCCGACGGGCTCACGGTGATCAGCACCTCCACCCTCGAGGAATCTCTCGCTGCGCTCGACGTGATCGCCGACGGCGGGGACGTCGATGCGCTCCCGACCTGCGATGTCGTGACCTCCCCGTGA